In Phycisphaerae bacterium, the following proteins share a genomic window:
- a CDS encoding endonuclease NucS domain-containing protein: MKESDLESVLAKYPDLIETGLILTGRQVTVYGRRMDLLFDDKHKRKLIVELKAGPIKDEHIGQILSYEGMLLSADNPDIRVMLVGSRVPPNIQKTLDHHGIAWKEIKLTSLKEFLANKGDNQFDNLFEDEIYPSVKMTKNETNNNASIDNTKGGIMKGNTQQAPLPIMFNTILRNAGLSPADVRLIRHKDKRATKGHTPYELWCENRPRFEKYQSEQEIRARKKFTAPYWAVFIVDFNDDTMFAGLYAVRYQGLLPKDTLSSHVEGDVYKAGSCDVYDLTLQDRLSDFIGKLFIDWGLGYKAWVQYADRQDKPVVCLNKGIKADAD, translated from the coding sequence ATGAAAGAGTCAGACCTTGAATCAGTACTTGCCAAATATCCTGACTTAATAGAAACCGGGTTGATTTTGACAGGACGACAGGTAACTGTATATGGAAGAAGAATGGATCTTTTATTTGACGATAAGCATAAAAGAAAGCTTATCGTAGAATTAAAAGCGGGTCCAATAAAAGATGAACATATTGGCCAAATCCTTTCATATGAAGGTATGCTTCTTTCCGCAGATAACCCGGATATAAGAGTTATGTTAGTTGGATCTCGTGTCCCGCCTAACATTCAAAAGACCTTAGACCATCATGGCATTGCTTGGAAAGAAATAAAATTAACATCATTAAAAGAATTTCTTGCTAATAAAGGTGATAATCAATTTGATAATCTGTTTGAGGATGAGATTTACCCTTCTGTCAAGATGACGAAAAATGAAACAAACAATAATGCTTCTATAGATAACACAAAAGGAGGTATTATGAAGGGCAATACACAGCAAGCTCCGTTGCCAATTATGTTCAATACAATTTTGCGTAATGCAGGGTTGTCACCGGCCGATGTTCGCCTTATCCGGCACAAAGACAAAAGAGCGACCAAAGGTCATACACCTTACGAGTTGTGGTGTGAGAACCGCCCACGGTTTGAAAAGTACCAATCCGAACAAGAAATAAGGGCTCGAAAGAAGTTCACAGCACCGTACTGGGCAGTATTCATTGTCGATTTCAACGATGATACGATGTTTGCGGGGCTTTATGCTGTGAGGTATCAAGGACTTTTACCCAAAGACACTCTCTCGTCGCATGTGGAAGGCGATGTTTATAAAGCCGGAAGTTGCGATGTCTATGACCTGACGTTGCAGGACAGGCTGAGTGATTTCATTGGGAAGCTGTTTATTGATTGGGGACTAGGATATAAAGCATGGGTACAATATGCTGACCGGCAAGACAAGCCAGTCGTATGCTTGAACAAAGGCATCAAAGCAGACGCGGACTAA
- a CDS encoding competence/damage-inducible protein A — MQNNAAIISVGNELLNGNTVDTNSSWLQSRLLTVSIPIVYSCAVIDDIEEIKNAIEYASGKADIILITGGLGPTDDDLTRDGIAQFLNVKLEYHPEIYEKIENFFTAINRPLVEKNKIQAYLPAGTVAIENELGTAPGIFYKDGKKIIASFPGVPSEMKQMFDKSILPKLKKFSHSDCLVVRKIRCIGAGESAIAEMMGDMMARDRNPLVNCTVDHGIITLHIIARAQDKRSAEIMAAKDIERLRGILGELIYGLDEQSLAEVVGQKLLEKKKTLATAESCTGGLIAKMITDVPGSSGYFTYGWVTYSNEAKISELGVEKKLIEQFGAVSREVAAAMAKGARKKSGADFAVAVTGIAGPQGETEQKPVGLVYISIASSRGAETERFLFGPRNRDFIRLRTAQTLLNLLRLKLGN, encoded by the coding sequence ATGCAAAATAATGCTGCGATAATAAGCGTTGGCAATGAGCTTTTAAACGGCAATACCGTTGACACAAACAGCAGTTGGCTGCAAAGCCGATTGCTTACGGTATCTATACCCATAGTTTATAGCTGTGCCGTTATCGACGACATCGAGGAGATTAAAAACGCCATTGAATACGCTTCCGGCAAAGCGGATATCATTTTAATTACCGGCGGTCTCGGCCCGACGGACGACGACCTTACGAGAGATGGAATCGCACAATTCCTGAATGTCAAACTTGAATATCATCCTGAAATTTATGAGAAGATAGAAAATTTCTTCACGGCCATAAACAGGCCATTGGTGGAAAAAAACAAAATTCAGGCCTATCTTCCTGCCGGCACTGTTGCTATCGAAAATGAACTCGGCACCGCGCCGGGAATATTTTACAAAGACGGCAAAAAAATAATTGCCTCGTTTCCCGGTGTGCCGAGCGAGATGAAACAGATGTTCGACAAGTCGATTTTGCCTAAGCTGAAAAAGTTTTCTCACAGCGATTGTCTGGTTGTAAGGAAAATCAGATGTATCGGCGCAGGCGAATCGGCAATCGCCGAGATGATGGGCGATATGATGGCACGCGACAGGAATCCGCTTGTAAACTGCACTGTCGATCATGGAATCATCACGCTGCATATAATCGCCCGCGCTCAGGATAAGCGCAGTGCCGAGATTATGGCGGCAAAGGATATCGAAAGACTTCGCGGCATTTTAGGCGAGCTTATTTACGGTTTGGACGAGCAGAGTCTTGCTGAAGTTGTCGGACAGAAACTTTTAGAGAAAAAAAAGACTTTAGCGACAGCCGAATCCTGTACAGGCGGCCTTATCGCCAAAATGATTACCGATGTGCCGGGTTCGAGCGGATATTTTACTTACGGCTGGGTTACTTACAGCAACGAGGCGAAAATATCGGAACTTGGCGTAGAAAAAAAACTGATAGAACAGTTTGGTGCCGTCAGCAGAGAGGTTGCCGCGGCGATGGCTAAAGGGGCCAGGAAAAAATCAGGTGCGGATTTCGCCGTTGCCGTTACTGGAATTGCAGGCCCGCAGGGCGAAACTGAACAAAAACCTGTGGGATTGGTATATATTTCCATAGCTTCATCGAGAGGTGCCGAAACGGAGAGATTTTTATTCGGACCAAGAAACAGGGATTTTATCAGACTAAGAACAGCTCAAACTTTACTTAATTTACTCAGATTGAAGTTGGGTAATTGA
- a CDS encoding GspE/PulE family protein, which produces MAKSRRKLGEILYKSGLVSKEALIDALKTSQQKNKRIGETLIEMGLVSEDHVTKAIAHQFGLEYIDLDRHPISQSTLKLIPEEVVQKYGVLPISKENGRLKLIISDPLDLDMLDTLRFRLNSEIDCSIASPTKIRAFIDRSIDEVRSSIDATAAELAEEGHTIEEEIRKAADAEEDDEGPVIRLVNMMIDEAVRMKASDIHIEPMADRVRVRYRVDGVCAERDTIPKHMQPAVLARLKILSGMDISERRLPQDGRIQREIEGRKVDFRVSALPGYHGESTVLRILEPESINIGIQALGLGDEDNQKFLKIIKRPNGIFLVTGPTGSGKSTTLYSALKELNKPDKKIITAEDPVEYNVAGINQCQVKEDIGLTFAKILRAMLRQAPNVILVGEIRDGEVADIAIQAALTGHLVFSTLHTNDASSAITRLIDMGVKPFLVASSIQAIMAQRLVRRICPACKIVDEHPDPHFLRLLNIGPDDLKKYPVYKGAGCNKCHNLGYKGRQGIFEILEMNNELRELAFARAPASELRRAAKAGGMRTLLGDGREKVFKGITTPEEVSKHSQAEGLVLD; this is translated from the coding sequence ATGGCAAAAAGCCGAAGAAAATTAGGCGAAATACTCTACAAAAGCGGATTGGTTAGCAAAGAAGCGCTTATTGACGCCCTGAAAACCTCTCAGCAGAAGAACAAAAGAATCGGCGAAACGCTGATCGAGATGGGGCTGGTTTCTGAAGACCACGTTACTAAGGCTATTGCTCATCAATTTGGTCTTGAATATATAGACCTTGACAGGCATCCCATTTCCCAGAGTACATTAAAACTTATTCCGGAAGAAGTCGTTCAGAAGTATGGTGTTTTGCCGATTAGCAAGGAGAACGGCAGGTTAAAACTGATTATCAGCGACCCGCTTGACCTTGATATGCTTGATACGCTGCGTTTCAGGCTTAACAGCGAAATTGACTGCAGTATCGCAAGTCCTACGAAGATTCGCGCCTTCATCGACAGAAGTATAGACGAGGTAAGAAGCAGTATTGATGCCACCGCCGCCGAGCTCGCCGAAGAAGGCCATACCATTGAAGAGGAAATAAGAAAGGCCGCCGACGCGGAGGAAGATGATGAAGGACCGGTTATTCGGCTTGTCAATATGATGATTGACGAAGCGGTCCGTATGAAGGCAAGCGATATTCATATCGAGCCGATGGCCGACCGTGTAAGGGTTCGCTATCGTGTCGATGGTGTTTGTGCCGAAAGGGATACTATTCCCAAGCATATGCAGCCGGCGGTACTTGCCCGTTTGAAGATTTTATCGGGAATGGACATTTCAGAAAGACGACTGCCGCAGGACGGAAGAATTCAGAGAGAAATCGAAGGCAGGAAGGTTGACTTCCGTGTTTCTGCGCTCCCCGGTTATCATGGCGAAAGTACTGTGCTTCGTATTTTAGAGCCGGAGTCGATTAATATTGGTATCCAGGCACTGGGTCTGGGCGATGAAGACAATCAGAAATTTTTGAAAATTATCAAAAGACCGAATGGTATATTCCTTGTTACAGGACCGACCGGCAGCGGAAAAAGTACGACGCTTTACTCGGCACTGAAAGAGCTTAACAAACCCGACAAAAAGATTATTACCGCTGAGGACCCGGTGGAATATAACGTAGCGGGCATTAACCAGTGCCAGGTGAAAGAGGACATTGGGCTTACTTTTGCCAAAATTCTTCGAGCAATGCTGCGTCAGGCGCCGAACGTGATCCTCGTCGGCGAAATTCGTGACGGCGAGGTTGCCGATATCGCTATTCAGGCCGCACTTACGGGCCACCTTGTTTTCAGCACTCTGCATACCAATGACGCTTCCAGCGCGATTACGCGTTTGATTGATATGGGCGTAAAGCCTTTCCTTGTCGCAAGTTCAATTCAGGCTATTATGGCACAGCGCCTTGTGCGAAGAATATGCCCGGCTTGTAAAATTGTCGATGAACATCCTGACCCGCATTTTCTGAGGCTGCTCAATATCGGGCCGGACGATTTGAAAAAATATCCTGTGTATAAAGGCGCAGGCTGCAATAAATGTCATAATCTCGGTTATAAGGGCAGGCAGGGAATCTTTGAAATACTCGAGATGAATAACGAGTTGAGAGAACTTGCATTTGCCAGGGCTCCTGCTTCGGAGCTGCGAAGGGCCGCAAAGGCCGGAGGTATGAGAACCCTGCTCGGAGACGGCAGGGAAAAAGTGTTCAAAGGAATAACAACGCCTGAAGAAGTCTCGAAACATTCACAGGCGGAAGGTTTGGTACTCGATTAA
- a CDS encoding type IV pilus twitching motility protein PilT, with protein MATVHIDRLLDACIKMGGSDVHLTVGRPPVLRVHGRLRSLETKVLEPEDTSALMKSITPDKNQQEFQEVGGTDFGFAFGDKARFRTAIFRQKGNVTLVLRLIPSELMSLEKIGLPKICSALCRRPRGLFLVTGPTGSGKTTTLASMINYINETLDRHIITVEHPIEYYHQHKKSIVNQREVGTDVPNFAEALRRALRQDPDVILVGELRDLETMENALRAAETGHLVFSTVHTTGCQGTITRIVDTFPVAQQEQIRVQMSTNLIAVLSQALCPLKAGKGRVAAYEFMVVTPAIANLIRENKTYRIESSIQTGKNLGMQLLDDHLWDLYDKDRITLEEMLDKARQPSVMLEKAEKKMGGRTEEMKRELENIGPIIGVSS; from the coding sequence ATGGCTACGGTACATATAGACAGGCTTCTTGACGCGTGTATAAAAATGGGCGGTTCAGACGTGCATCTTACTGTCGGCAGGCCGCCGGTGTTAAGAGTTCACGGCAGATTGAGGTCGCTTGAGACCAAGGTACTTGAGCCTGAGGATACAAGTGCGCTGATGAAGAGTATAACTCCAGACAAAAATCAGCAGGAATTTCAGGAAGTCGGCGGTACAGATTTTGGTTTTGCCTTCGGCGATAAGGCCCGGTTCAGAACAGCGATTTTCCGTCAGAAAGGTAATGTAACTCTCGTATTGCGATTAATACCTTCTGAGCTGATGAGCCTGGAAAAAATAGGACTGCCGAAGATTTGTTCTGCGCTGTGTCGCAGGCCAAGAGGGCTTTTTCTTGTAACAGGACCAACCGGAAGCGGTAAAACAACTACGCTTGCGAGTATGATTAATTATATCAATGAGACTCTCGACCGGCATATAATAACAGTTGAACATCCTATTGAATATTATCATCAGCACAAAAAATCGATTGTAAATCAGCGTGAGGTCGGAACCGATGTACCGAATTTTGCCGAGGCGTTGAGAAGGGCACTAAGGCAGGACCCTGACGTAATCCTTGTCGGCGAGTTGCGAGACCTTGAAACGATGGAAAATGCTCTCCGTGCGGCAGAAACCGGACACCTTGTGTTCAGCACCGTGCATACCACAGGCTGTCAGGGTACGATTACCAGAATTGTCGATACTTTCCCGGTCGCCCAGCAGGAGCAGATAAGGGTGCAGATGAGCACAAATCTTATCGCCGTTTTAAGCCAGGCGCTTTGTCCGTTAAAGGCCGGCAAGGGCAGAGTCGCTGCTTATGAATTTATGGTGGTAACGCCTGCCATTGCAAACCTTATTCGTGAGAATAAAACCTATAGAATTGAGTCGAGTATTCAAACCGGAAAGAATCTCGGTATGCAATTGCTGGATGACCATCTATGGGACCTCTATGATAAGGATAGGATTACTCTTGAAGAGATGCTCGACAAGGCCAGACAGCCAAGTGTCATGCTCGAAAAGGCCGAAAAGAAAATGGGCGGAAGGACCGAAGAAATGAAAAGGGAACTTGAAAATATCGGTCCTATTATTGGGGTTTCCAGCTAA
- the gspE gene encoding type II secretion system ATPase GspE, translating into MARDIPIEQLRGRTLGRILVKMGILTRDKVHQCLAVQKKKGGGVLLGQVMIELGMIDDKQLKKALAAQRGMGYVDLAGMDIEKSIIDQIPAQMANAYRVVPLEYDKIQNTMIVAIDSPDNFKATDDLSTLMGFKVQAKVASPAELDEVLKKYYSKEEESINDLIGQLEGDDFLGEFAGRDQSIDLSELKELAESNPVKKLLNLVLLQAIKDKASDIHFEPFEDEYKMRYRIDGVLYEMIPPPKHIAVAISSRIKVMANLDIAERRMPQDGRIPLTVQGHQVDLRVAILPTMFGESVVLRVLDRSQLDLKLENLGMAQEDMSMVRQLMQKPNGILIVTGPTGSGKTTTLYSALKELNTIDSKLITTEDPVEYDIDGIIQVQMKPDIGLTFASCLRSILRQDPDVIMVGEIRDLETAQIASQASLTGHLVFTTLHTNDAPSAIARLLDLGLEPFLITATLEGIIAQRLVRKICKNCKEAYEPTEEQLLELDLTPDKVQGKTFYYGRGCDQCNNTGYRGRMGIYEIMVFDDEMRELVMNHASTNVLRTAAKKVGMTTLRERGLNAIYNGVTTIEEVVKETVMEEQ; encoded by the coding sequence ATGGCCAGAGACATTCCAATAGAGCAGTTGCGAGGCAGGACGTTAGGACGAATTCTCGTTAAAATGGGAATCTTAACGAGGGATAAAGTTCATCAATGCTTAGCTGTTCAGAAGAAAAAAGGCGGCGGGGTTCTTCTCGGGCAGGTGATGATCGAATTGGGAATGATAGATGATAAGCAGCTAAAAAAGGCACTGGCGGCGCAAAGGGGAATGGGATATGTCGACCTGGCCGGCATGGATATCGAAAAATCCATAATAGACCAAATACCTGCTCAGATGGCCAATGCCTACAGGGTAGTGCCGCTCGAATACGATAAAATTCAAAACACTATGATAGTGGCAATCGACAGTCCGGATAATTTCAAAGCGACCGACGATTTAAGCACGCTGATGGGATTTAAGGTTCAGGCCAAAGTTGCTTCACCTGCCGAACTCGATGAGGTCCTCAAAAAATATTATTCCAAGGAAGAAGAGAGTATAAACGACCTTATCGGTCAGCTTGAAGGTGACGACTTTCTCGGAGAATTTGCGGGCAGAGACCAGAGTATCGACCTCAGCGAGCTTAAAGAACTTGCCGAATCGAACCCGGTCAAAAAACTGCTCAACCTCGTACTTTTGCAGGCCATAAAAGACAAGGCCTCGGACATTCACTTTGAACCTTTCGAAGACGAATACAAGATGCGATACCGAATTGACGGCGTGCTTTATGAGATGATACCGCCGCCAAAACATATAGCCGTAGCCATAAGTTCGAGAATAAAGGTTATGGCAAATCTTGACATAGCCGAAAGAAGAATGCCTCAGGACGGCAGAATTCCGTTGACCGTCCAGGGTCATCAGGTTGACCTGCGTGTCGCTATTCTTCCGACGATGTTCGGCGAAAGCGTCGTGCTTCGTGTACTTGACAGGTCACAGCTCGATTTGAAGCTCGAGAACCTCGGCATGGCACAGGAAGATATGAGTATGGTACGTCAGCTTATGCAGAAACCCAACGGGATTCTTATTGTAACGGGACCTACCGGCAGCGGAAAAACGACGACGCTTTATTCGGCGCTTAAGGAACTTAATACTATCGACAGCAAGCTGATTACCACGGAGGACCCCGTTGAGTATGATATCGACGGCATTATTCAGGTGCAGATGAAACCTGACATAGGTCTTACGTTCGCAAGCTGTCTTAGGTCTATATTGCGTCAGGACCCTGACGTGATAATGGTCGGTGAAATTCGTGACCTTGAGACGGCGCAAATTGCCTCGCAGGCCTCGCTCACAGGACACCTTGTTTTTACAACGCTCCATACCAATGACGCCCCGAGCGCAATCGCAAGACTTTTGGACCTTGGTCTTGAGCCGTTTTTGATTACCGCGACCCTCGAAGGAATTATCGCCCAAAGGCTTGTAAGAAAAATATGCAAAAACTGCAAAGAGGCTTATGAACCGACTGAAGAGCAGCTTCTCGAACTTGATTTGACGCCGGATAAGGTGCAGGGCAAGACGTTCTATTACGGCCGGGGCTGCGACCAGTGCAATAATACAGGATACAGAGGCCGAATGGGAATATATGAAATAATGGTTTTTGACGATGAAATGCGCGAACTTGTAATGAACCATGCCTCGACAAATGTGCTGCGAACTGCGGCGAAAAAGGTCGGTATGACGACACTTCGCGAAAGAGGACTTAATGCGATATATAACGGCGTGACAACGATAGAAGAAGTTGTCAAGGAAACAGTAATGGAAGAGCAGTAG
- a CDS encoding type II secretion system F family protein — MPVFQYEALDASGQEIKGQIEALSGDEALSKIRNMGYFPTKPPKAKGGVREKKAASTKPKSRRGAGGSVGVKQLTQFARQLSTLQDAGLPILRSLRILEEQQKPGTFKKIIGYVGDDIESGSTLSEALGKYPKAFNRLFVNMVAAGEVGGVLDVILSRLADFMEKAAKLKAKIKGAMVYPVVVMGAAFGIVMGLMLGVIPKFSTILKDMTGGELPALTRILISISNWIAFQYGWAVMIAIPFIIIFTLRLIRQFAIGRYILDTINLHLPVIGKLVYKTVVARWTRTLGTLISAGVPILEAINITADTAGNEVYSTMLRKVYNAIRQGDTFANPLRISKTTDSLVVNMIDVGEETGDMDKMLMKIAGNFDEEVDVLVGSLMSLLEPIMIIVLGGTVGVIVLAIFLPMVKIITSLM; from the coding sequence ATGCCGGTTTTTCAATATGAAGCGTTAGATGCCAGCGGGCAGGAAATAAAAGGGCAAATCGAAGCTCTCAGCGGTGATGAAGCGCTGAGTAAAATCCGCAATATGGGATATTTCCCTACGAAGCCTCCCAAAGCCAAGGGCGGAGTGCGTGAGAAAAAGGCTGCATCGACCAAACCGAAATCCCGCAGGGGTGCCGGCGGCAGTGTGGGAGTAAAACAGCTTACACAATTCGCCAGACAGCTTTCGACTCTTCAGGATGCCGGTCTGCCGATTTTGCGTTCGCTTCGGATTCTCGAAGAACAGCAAAAGCCCGGTACTTTTAAGAAGATTATCGGTTACGTAGGCGATGATATTGAAAGCGGCTCAACTCTTTCCGAAGCGCTTGGAAAATATCCAAAGGCGTTCAACAGATTATTTGTGAATATGGTGGCGGCAGGCGAGGTCGGCGGCGTTCTCGATGTCATTTTGTCCAGACTTGCCGATTTTATGGAAAAGGCGGCCAAGCTGAAAGCCAAAATTAAGGGCGCGATGGTTTACCCGGTTGTCGTTATGGGCGCTGCCTTCGGTATCGTTATGGGTTTGATGCTTGGTGTTATTCCGAAATTCAGTACGATTTTAAAGGATATGACCGGTGGAGAACTGCCGGCCCTTACAAGAATCCTTATATCAATCAGTAACTGGATTGCGTTCCAGTACGGCTGGGCCGTGATGATTGCGATTCCGTTTATAATAATATTTACACTGCGCCTTATAAGACAGTTCGCTATCGGCAGATATATCCTTGATACCATTAACCTTCATTTGCCTGTTATAGGCAAGTTGGTCTATAAAACAGTCGTAGCGCGATGGACAAGAACGCTTGGCACTCTCATCAGCGCAGGCGTGCCGATACTCGAGGCGATAAACATTACCGCCGACACCGCGGGAAATGAAGTTTATTCGACTATGCTTCGCAAGGTGTACAACGCAATCAGGCAGGGCGATACCTTTGCAAATCCGCTCAGAATCTCGAAGACCACCGACAGCCTCGTGGTGAATATGATTGATGTCGGCGAGGAAACGGGCGATATGGACAAGATGCTTATGAAAATCGCCGGAAATTTCGATGAAGAAGTTGATGTGCTCGTCGGCTCTCTTATGAGTCTGCTTGAGCCTATAATGATTATCGTTCTCGGCGGAACCGTAGGCGTGATTGTGCTCGCTATATTTTTGCCGATGGTAAAGATTATTACGTCTTTAATGTAA
- a CDS encoding type II secretion system protein → MKTKKRKSGFTIVELLTVMAIIAILMGLLVPALNQVRKLAKDTSQKAQFHAIDAALEGYYADNLAYPDSAISKTSNVYTVGAQKLAEALVGRDLFGRDNMSSWDAKKDELDPNSDAIYAIEAYGSTPAQVTFSLGNRTKLYLNPDKVEAFGVGQLYSNNDTAAAVVYPGDRDETGARIGTISKPAPVLTDVYLAKKVTLANRTTKMAGSPILYYKANTHATFFPNVDANSTVDYADVNETGSIYNGMDNEELINLYQMMNPIATNMHHFDQAYNNAETPQKNGGWIFYKTITNPTFITQPRPYNMDSYILISAGADAIYGTADDIYNFQSQ, encoded by the coding sequence ATGAAAACGAAAAAAAGAAAATCTGGTTTTACGATTGTCGAGCTTCTGACAGTTATGGCCATTATAGCCATACTGATGGGCCTGCTTGTGCCGGCTCTTAATCAGGTCAGAAAACTTGCAAAAGACACAAGTCAAAAAGCGCAGTTTCACGCTATCGATGCGGCTTTGGAAGGCTATTATGCCGACAATCTGGCGTATCCTGATTCTGCGATATCGAAAACAAGCAATGTTTATACTGTAGGCGCCCAAAAACTCGCCGAGGCTCTTGTCGGAAGGGATTTGTTTGGACGTGACAATATGTCGAGCTGGGACGCAAAGAAAGATGAGCTTGACCCAAACAGCGACGCTATTTACGCAATTGAGGCGTATGGTTCTACTCCAGCTCAGGTAACATTCAGTCTTGGTAATAGAACAAAGCTTTATCTCAATCCGGATAAGGTGGAAGCGTTTGGAGTTGGTCAGTTGTATAGTAATAATGATACCGCTGCCGCCGTTGTTTATCCGGGAGACAGGGACGAAACAGGCGCCAGAATAGGTACTATTAGTAAGCCGGCTCCGGTTTTAACCGATGTGTATCTCGCAAAGAAGGTTACTTTGGCAAACAGAACGACCAAGATGGCTGGTTCGCCGATTTTATATTACAAGGCCAATACTCATGCAACTTTTTTCCCGAATGTTGATGCAAATAGTACGGTTGATTATGCCGATGTCAATGAGACAGGCAGTATATACAACGGTATGGATAACGAAGAACTCATTAATTTGTATCAGATGATGAATCCAATAGCTACAAATATGCATCATTTTGACCAGGCATACAATAATGCTGAAACACCCCAAAAGAATGGCGGATGGATTTTCTATAAAACTATTACTAACCCTACGTTTATCACTCAGCCTCGGCCATATAATATGGATAGCTATATCCTGATATCAGCCGGTGCCGATGCTATATATGGAACAGCGGACGATATTTATAATTTCCAGTCGCAATAA
- a CDS encoding prepilin-type N-terminal cleavage/methylation domain-containing protein produces the protein MKTEKKYSRKGTKALKENRNIYFKTSCLSGLVAKAGFTLVEVLTTLTIIAILIGILLPALGQVKKFAIEARQKAQISSIDIAANLYKNDFGEYPPSHGSSFDPLPANDGINYCGAQTLAEALVGYDLLGVHRNSVFKANGYDSNSPTPVNLYPSNPDAVNLSKRKGPYLDRTNIGVFKPKDIFANLTDLKYPDNYVICDAFAVVSKKIGGKTYKIGTPVLYFRANPSPVNMQLISSTTVDSHLNNIYNYFDNYPTILTGINNKKPHKLYESTPNGSTFYNFIRDTMIPIVTPPANSCGRPVRPDSFILISAGSDGLYGTNDDICNFEPNFE, from the coding sequence ATGAAGACCGAAAAAAAATATAGTCGCAAAGGCACAAAGGCACTAAAAGAAAATAGAAATATTTATTTTAAAACTTCGTGTCTTAGTGGCTTAGTGGCTAAAGCGGGATTTACGCTGGTCGAAGTTTTGACGACGCTGACGATTATTGCGATTCTTATAGGAATACTGCTGCCGGCACTGGGACAGGTAAAAAAGTTCGCAATAGAAGCCAGACAGAAAGCGCAAATCAGCAGTATCGATATCGCCGCGAATCTCTATAAAAACGACTTTGGCGAGTATCCGCCATCGCACGGCAGTAGTTTTGATCCATTGCCGGCTAATGACGGTATTAACTATTGCGGCGCCCAGACACTTGCCGAGGCACTTGTAGGCTATGACCTGCTCGGCGTTCATCGTAATTCTGTATTCAAAGCGAATGGCTATGATAGTAATTCCCCTACTCCGGTAAATCTTTATCCCTCGAATCCTGACGCTGTAAACCTTAGCAAACGCAAAGGGCCTTATCTTGACAGGACGAACATCGGCGTTTTTAAGCCTAAAGATATATTTGCCAATTTAACAGACTTGAAATATCCGGACAACTATGTGATTTGCGATGCTTTTGCTGTGGTAAGCAAAAAAATCGGCGGGAAAACATACAAAATCGGCACACCTGTTCTGTATTTCAGGGCCAACCCTTCTCCGGTTAATATGCAGCTTATCTCCAGTACGACCGTGGATAGCCATTTAAATAACATCTATAACTATTTTGATAATTATCCAACCATACTTACCGGGATAAATAATAAAAAACCCCATAAGCTTTATGAATCGACTCCGAACGGCAGTACCTTTTATAATTTTATCAGGGATACGATGATACCGATTGTAACCCCGCCGGCCAACAGTTGCGGCAGGCCTGTTAGGCCGGACTCGTTTATTTTGATTTCGGCAGGCTCCGACGGCCTTTATGGAACGAACGACGATATTTGTAATTTCGAGCCCAATTTTGAGTGA
- a CDS encoding prepilin-type N-terminal cleavage/methylation domain-containing protein gives MLMIKKNGMTLIEILVAVAIVAILAAGLYSVSNYVETQAKIKLTESTIEILTGALEQYYDFYGSFPDPNATYPAGCDLPVEKLYYKLTLAPEAKKILNQIKPSLIVNVNTNESPAKIFPEVVDAWGTAMKYDYIKNTVQQDNFPVITSAGPDKDFNKTDDNLTSR, from the coding sequence ATGCTGATGATAAAAAAAAATGGTATGACATTGATAGAGATTCTGGTCGCCGTTGCCATTGTGGCGATTCTGGCGGCGGGACTCTATTCTGTCAGCAATTATGTCGAAACGCAGGCAAAGATAAAACTTACCGAATCGACAATAGAGATTCTCACCGGCGCGCTTGAGCAGTATTATGATTTCTACGGCTCTTTCCCGGACCCCAATGCGACTTATCCTGCTGGCTGTGACCTCCCTGTGGAAAAACTGTATTACAAACTTACTCTCGCACCGGAGGCTAAAAAAATTCTTAATCAGATAAAGCCTTCGCTGATAGTAAATGTTAATACGAATGAATCTCCGGCGAAGATTTTCCCAGAGGTTGTTGACGCATGGGGCACGGCAATGAAATATGATTACATAAAAAATACAGTTCAACAGGATAATTTCCCTGTAATTACTTCAGCCGGCCCCGATAAGGATTTTAACAAAACCGATGATAATCTTACCAGCAGATAA